The following are encoded in a window of Phaseolus vulgaris cultivar G19833 chromosome 3, P. vulgaris v2.0, whole genome shotgun sequence genomic DNA:
- the LOC137805824 gene encoding uncharacterized protein codes for MARLKQTARLVASSSGAQPSASAPASPPPVATSFHDNARVYEWASLALLAETSTLLPQGHLTSLLSHNPDEPSCAIDRENDFNIRIRIPPRGMPICADDRATNGVPFVFIYSAIFKRLKLRLPFTFFEKELMMELNVAPCQLHPNAWAFIRAFQILCSHFGHNASVDVFLYFFEAKNPGDRSWVSLNGVAGRVLLGLYQQSFKDWKGRFYMISATPQSPSLLEGYPLYWVPGVEFKKSRDLEAMAPYERELCGLLLGAKYNSARLIKDEFDVVALKKYIDSMTGKDRKLALLELAKRRGTKGTGSSSSTTEPIAAPPLSVAPAEGPEQGKKRKRLVKASTSLAAAATVASTEEESSGSPLIHRQRKKAAVEGASSLQPGEIEVVEVEEGSSPPPCAQPASEPSSLPSPGQQLPPTSQLPFSPPAGQSPGPPAHPAGGPPPPLPIPTATAEGGGSSLRPSTSGANHENFSRVITLVRQLISNRELVEWSGDEVDMHLAKQVVLSLEFSTQHRKQLALEKRVKDLEHDKESLRSWFEAAQESVELMRGMVEKARREYLAQVQETIKTEILMGQVVSSLDCTVVELRAETSSLRQLNSQIVGELESTKEAAAAGEKRLEEVVGKLSEAASSLDAITTERDAAEASKQKLEAENADLMNVGADALTDGFELALEQIRCVLPDLDLSQFSIYHEVVDGKLIPPAP; via the exons atggctcgcttgaaacaaactgcgcgtTTAGTTGCCTCgtcctctggtgcacagccttccgcgagtgcgccagcttcACCACCGCCTGTTGCTACCTccttccatgacaacgccagggtctacgaatGGGCCTCCCTGGCgttgctcgctgaaacctccactctATTGCCCCAGGGCCACCTCACGTCCTTGCTGAGCCACAATCCTGATGAGCCttcctgcgccatcgacagggagaatgacttcaaTATCCGAAttcgcattcctcctcgaggaatgcccatctgcgcggatgacagggccaccaatggggtgcccttcgtcttcatctactccgctatcttcaaaaggttgaagctgcgcctccctttcaccttcttcgaaaaggagctgatgatggagttaaatGTCGCGCCTtgtcaactccatccaaatgcctgggccttcatccgggcatttcaaATCCTTTGCAGTcatttcgggcacaacgcctccgtggacgtgttcctctacttcttcgaagcgaagaaccctggggacaggtcctgggttagcctgaacggggttgctgggcgggtgctcctgggcctgtaccagcaatccttcaaagactggaagggcagattctacatgatatctgctacccctcaaagtccaagTCTGCTCGAGGgataccccctctactgggttcctggagttgaattcaagaagtccagggacctcgaagctatggccccctacgagcgcgagctatgtgggctgctcctgggggccaagtacaactccgcccgcctcatcaaggatgaatttgatgtggtggctctgaaaaagtatatag ACTCAATGACGGGGAAAGACAGGAAGCTGgccttgctggagcttgccaagcgTCGGGGAACCAAAGGCACTGGGTCCTCCTCTTCTACAACTGAGCCCATCGCAGCCCCTCccctctcggtcgcgccagctgaaggccccgagcaaggaaagaagaggaagaggctggtgaaggcttccacttcacttgctgctgctgctACCGTCGcctcaactgaagaggagagctctggctctcctctcaTACACCGTCAGAGGAAGAAAGCAGCAGTTGAGGGGgcttcgtctctccagcctggagagatcgaggtagtggaagtagaggaagggtcttccccACCTCCCTGTGCTCAACCTGCCTCAGAGCCCTCCAGTcttccttctccaggccagcagttgcctccaacttcCCAACTGCCAttttcccccccagcaggccaatcacctggtccacctgctcatcctgctgggggtccaccaccaccactgccaatTCCCACCGCCACTGCTGAAGGTGGGGGGTCCAGCTTGCGCCCAAGCACTTCTGGGGCCAACCACGAAaacttcagcagggtcatcaccctggtcCGACAACTCATAAGCAACCGGGAGCTTGTCGAGTGGAGTGGTGATGAGGTGGATATGCACCTGGCCAAGCAGGTAGTGCTCTctctggagttttccacccagcatcgcaagcaactagccctggagaagagggtgaaggatcttgagcacgacaaggagtcactgcgaagttgGTTCGAAGCTGCCCAAGAATCTGTGGAgttgatgcggggcatggtggagaaagctaggagggagtacctagcgcaggtccaagagaccatcaagacagagatcttgatggggcaagttGTTAGTTCTTTGGACTGCACGGTGGTGGAGCtgcgggccgagacctcctccctacgccaactgaattcTCAaatagtgggggagctcgagtccaccaaagaagcagctgcAGCTGGGGAGAAGAGACtcgaggaggtggtgggcaaactgtccgaagctgcctcctcccttgatGCCATCACCACTGAGAgggatgctgcggaggcctcaaagcagaaactggaggcggagaatgctgatttgatgaatgtgggtgctgatgcccttactgatggattcgagctagcactcgagcaaatcagatgcgttctcccggacctggacctctcgcagttcagcatctatcatgaagtggtagatggaaagctcatccctcctgccccttaa